In Aquiflexum balticum DSM 16537, a single genomic region encodes these proteins:
- a CDS encoding adenylate/guanylate cyclase domain-containing protein, producing the protein MAKILVVDDEADLEVLIKQKFRQKIRQNEYEFIFAINGRHALEQLELHHDVDVVLSDINMPEMDGLTLLSRLNEKNALLKSVIVSAYGDMDNIRTAMNRGAFDFVTKPVNFSDLEITIDRTVKHVGMIKETLKAMKENNILKMYVDETVLNFMGSREIGASLFDNETIVGTVAFIDICGFTAISETQSPDDVVTLLNEYFDIMARAIIEENGIVDKFMGDAILAVFKGENHLERAVKACLHIKQEISNKPQIEGKMNFTPNVSIGINSGEMISGNIGSSTLRRLDYTVIGDTVNTAARLQSAAQAGQIFIPETCYTKIKDLFTCELVGLLEMKNKKIPMMAYEVMS; encoded by the coding sequence ATGGCGAAGATACTTGTGGTAGATGATGAAGCCGATTTGGAGGTGCTGATAAAGCAGAAATTCCGACAAAAAATAAGGCAAAATGAGTATGAATTTATTTTTGCAATCAACGGCAGACATGCACTGGAACAATTGGAGCTACATCATGACGTGGATGTTGTACTCAGTGATATCAATATGCCAGAAATGGACGGACTTACCCTCCTTTCACGCCTGAATGAAAAAAATGCTTTGTTAAAATCTGTGATTGTATCTGCTTATGGGGATATGGATAATATCAGAACCGCAATGAACCGCGGAGCCTTTGATTTCGTCACTAAACCGGTAAATTTCTCTGACCTGGAGATTACAATAGATAGAACTGTCAAGCATGTGGGGATGATTAAGGAAACCTTAAAAGCCATGAAAGAAAATAACATCCTTAAAATGTATGTGGATGAGACCGTGCTGAATTTTATGGGAAGCCGAGAAATAGGCGCCTCACTTTTTGACAACGAAACCATTGTCGGGACTGTAGCTTTTATAGATATCTGCGGATTTACCGCAATCAGTGAAACCCAATCCCCTGATGATGTGGTGACACTTCTCAATGAATACTTTGACATCATGGCAAGGGCGATTATAGAAGAAAATGGCATTGTGGACAAATTTATGGGTGATGCGATTTTGGCAGTTTTCAAGGGTGAAAATCATTTGGAAAGAGCGGTAAAAGCCTGCCTCCATATCAAACAGGAAATCTCCAATAAACCTCAAATCGAAGGTAAAATGAACTTTACTCCGAACGTCTCTATTGGCATCAATTCCGGTGAAATGATTTCAGGGAATATTGGATCTTCTACTTTGAGAAGATTGGATTATACTGTTATCGGCGATACGGTCAATACTGCTGCGAGACTTCAGTCTGCGGCTCAGGCCGGACAGATTTTTATTCCTGAGACTTGTTACACCAAAATCAAAGATTTGTTTACTTGTGAACTGGTGGGATTGTTGGAAATGAAAAACAAAAAAATCCCCATGATGGCTTACGAGGTTATGTCCTGA
- a CDS encoding response regulator codes for MKILIVDDEKDVEMLFRQKFRKEMRNENLELVFAFSGAEALRILEESDPPKVVYVFSDINMPGMTGLELLEKVKKKFPQINVSMISAYGDSENYKKAINSGAKEFFTKPIDFDSLKKEIKELIK; via the coding sequence ATGAAAATACTTATAGTAGATGATGAAAAAGATGTCGAAATGCTATTTCGGCAAAAATTCCGAAAGGAAATGAGAAACGAAAATCTGGAATTGGTTTTTGCTTTTTCGGGTGCAGAGGCCTTGAGAATTCTGGAAGAATCAGATCCGCCCAAAGTTGTGTATGTCTTTTCCGATATCAATATGCCCGGCATGACCGGACTTGAATTGCTCGAAAAGGTCAAGAAAAAATTCCCGCAGATCAATGTGAGTATGATATCTGCTTACGGAGACAGTGAAAATTATAAAAAAGCCATTAACTCCGGCGCAAAAGAGTTCTTTACAAAACCGATAGACTTTGATTCCTTAAAGAAGGAAATCAAGGAACTAATAAAATAA
- a CDS encoding 3'-5' exonuclease, with the protein MNYRKSSGLGFSWTILEADMGWFDFLKKNKVSKTSFVEEYEQLFEKKIPAIRSVDQLTFIVLDTETTGLNPKKDYILSFGAIKIKGYKMKVNSAWEIYLDSPLHNKESIQIHEILYHDQAFPLKEFAKDFLTYIGSDIIVGHHIGFDIAMLEKALMSFGLKKLKNPVLDTLALSMRLEKGPHYDPALGSPGEYALDNLCERYGIPLDDRHTAAGDAFLTAQLFMRLLKIAEQKGIKNFGSLIK; encoded by the coding sequence ATGAACTACAGAAAATCCTCAGGGTTAGGTTTCAGTTGGACTATTTTGGAAGCTGATATGGGATGGTTTGATTTTTTAAAAAAGAATAAGGTATCCAAAACCAGTTTTGTGGAGGAATATGAACAGCTATTCGAGAAAAAAATTCCAGCCATCAGATCGGTAGATCAATTGACCTTTATAGTCTTGGATACCGAAACTACAGGATTGAACCCCAAAAAAGATTATATTCTGTCCTTTGGGGCTATCAAAATCAAAGGATATAAAATGAAAGTCAATTCAGCATGGGAAATCTACCTTGATTCGCCTTTGCACAATAAAGAGTCCATCCAAATACATGAAATCCTATATCATGATCAAGCTTTTCCACTAAAGGAATTCGCCAAAGATTTTTTAACCTATATAGGTTCTGATATTATTGTGGGCCATCATATCGGATTTGATATAGCTATGTTGGAAAAAGCCCTAATGTCTTTTGGTCTGAAAAAGTTAAAAAATCCTGTTTTGGATACATTAGCACTCAGTATGCGTTTGGAAAAAGGGCCACATTATGATCCTGCTTTGGGCAGTCCCGGTGAATATGCTTTGGATAATCTTTGTGAAAGATATGGAATACCTCTTGATGACAGACATACCGCAGCCGGAGATGCTTTTTTAACAGCGCAGTTGTTTATGAGATTATTGAAAATAGCCGAACAAAAAGGAATCAAGAATTTCGGAAGCTTGATAAAGTGA
- a CDS encoding sensor histidine kinase — translation MDFENVIAFIFLFYLRRQLKTKEIPEKWKKPINYGLIIVIILALLAGSGLVNDLILKFFSIFLISYIVYNIFTHPEFSGTKSLVYAALPLIAVSLIRDVFELAMPELFETWDKVFDVASFFAFIWLVAMYITYRKQKKALLAEKVKALEREKEFQITQSIKAQLEIDVAERTAELVKQKEELEKALVDLKAAQSQLIQSEKMASLGELTAGIAHEIQNPLNFVNNFSEVSQELIDEMNQEIEKGDLAEVKAIAIDIKQNLEKIHHHGSRADNIVKGMLQHSRTSLGEKTSTDINVLADEYLRLSYHGLRAKDKSFNADFKTDLQTDLPKINVVPQDIGRVLLNLINNAFYAVNEFRKKTDISEEYKPSVTVSTSTNEKGNEIIIKVADNGPGIPKQVKDKIFQPFFTTKPTGQGTGLGLSLSYDIVKAHGGELKVESPYPGGVGGKGKGTVFIVKLPV, via the coding sequence ATGGATTTCGAAAATGTGATCGCATTTATTTTCTTGTTTTATCTGCGGAGGCAGTTGAAAACAAAAGAAATCCCAGAGAAATGGAAGAAACCCATTAATTACGGGCTTATCATCGTAATTATTTTGGCACTTTTGGCAGGTTCTGGTCTCGTGAATGATTTGATTCTCAAATTCTTCAGCATTTTTCTGATATCATATATTGTTTACAATATTTTCACCCATCCCGAATTTTCCGGAACAAAGTCATTGGTCTATGCCGCACTGCCTTTAATTGCTGTATCCTTAATCAGAGATGTTTTTGAACTCGCCATGCCAGAATTGTTCGAGACCTGGGACAAGGTATTTGATGTAGCTTCATTTTTTGCTTTTATCTGGTTGGTAGCGATGTATATCACCTACAGGAAACAGAAAAAAGCACTTTTGGCTGAAAAAGTCAAAGCTTTGGAAAGAGAAAAGGAATTTCAGATCACCCAAAGTATCAAAGCCCAATTAGAGATAGATGTTGCAGAAAGGACTGCAGAATTGGTCAAACAAAAAGAGGAACTGGAAAAAGCTCTGGTAGACCTCAAAGCTGCTCAATCACAATTGATCCAATCGGAAAAAATGGCATCTTTGGGTGAACTGACTGCGGGGATTGCCCATGAAATCCAAAACCCTTTGAATTTTGTCAATAATTTTTCGGAGGTTAGTCAGGAATTGATCGATGAAATGAATCAGGAAATAGAGAAAGGTGACCTTGCAGAAGTAAAGGCAATTGCCATAGATATCAAACAAAACCTGGAAAAAATTCATCACCATGGTAGTCGTGCGGACAACATTGTCAAGGGGATGTTGCAACATAGCCGTACAAGCCTGGGAGAAAAAACCTCTACGGATATCAATGTATTGGCAGATGAGTATCTCCGTCTTTCCTATCATGGGCTGAGGGCAAAAGACAAATCTTTCAACGCTGACTTTAAAACCGACCTGCAAACCGACCTGCCAAAAATCAATGTCGTACCTCAGGATATTGGAAGAGTATTGCTAAATCTGATCAATAATGCCTTTTATGCTGTCAACGAATTTCGGAAAAAGACCGACATTTCTGAGGAATACAAACCTTCCGTTACAGTAAGCACTTCGACCAATGAAAAGGGTAATGAAATCATAATAAAAGTTGCCGATAACGGCCCCGGAATCCCAAAACAAGTAAAAGACAAAATATTCCAGCCTTTCTTCACCACCAAACCTACCGGACAGGGAACGGGCTTAGGTTTGTCGTTAAGTTATGATATCGTTAAAGCCCATGGGGGTGAACTAAAAGTTGAATCTCCCTACCCAGGAGGTGTTGGAGGAAAAGGCAAAGGAACGGTTTTCATCGTAAAACTCCCAGTTTGA
- a CDS encoding DUF294 nucleotidyltransferase-like domain-containing protein produces MSNVIVNRVKEFLKGYPPFSFLSDTTLELVAKGVEVRYFTSGEVLFEQGEPAQNYFFVLKEGSVELTENKDGVAKVVEVCDEGDVFGVLALLGKRPYILNAKTREESLIYAIPVAIFEKILLENSRVSLYFAAGFASGQVVVRSDLSQSQKARTAFSEISKDNGLLIFTGQSDLNYSHEVLTCQTGETVAKAAKSMSEKGVGSIVVVNQKKHPVGIITDKDLRNRLVAERKSYDTLVDDLMTSPVMTKSKEADFSSLYLTMIKNRLHHLIFTEDGSPNSPVTGILSDHDILLSQGNSPAVLINALMNTWDIKEMAKIRDRAERLLKYYLENELAMDFVANIISEINDIIIQRAVQIAKNKYDTDHPKEANVRFCFLSLGSEGREEQMLRTDLDNALVFEDIPDSESEGTKAYMMLIAQEVIEILLACGFQSCPAEMMANNPKWCQPLSQWKKYFSDWILSPNQEALMHAAIFFDFRPIIGHKVLAEEMIQHIYKEIAGKTIFLNFLAKNALLNPPPLGFFRNFIVEKSGEHRDKFDIKLRAMMPLADIARLLVLSHRVVGINNTFKRFEKLSELEPHYKDLFLEAGKAYEILMRMRAIEGLRSENSGRYIIPESLGKLQRQLLKNTFAPIDELQKILRVRFQLDYFGS; encoded by the coding sequence ATGTCCAATGTCATCGTCAACAGAGTCAAAGAATTTCTGAAGGGATACCCACCTTTTTCCTTTCTCAGTGATACCACCCTGGAATTGGTGGCAAAAGGAGTAGAAGTGCGGTATTTTACAAGTGGAGAGGTATTGTTTGAGCAGGGTGAACCTGCTCAAAACTACTTTTTTGTGCTGAAGGAAGGCTCTGTTGAATTGACAGAAAACAAAGATGGGGTAGCCAAAGTAGTGGAGGTATGTGATGAAGGAGATGTTTTTGGGGTATTGGCCTTGTTGGGGAAAAGACCCTATATATTAAATGCAAAGACTAGGGAAGAGTCTCTTATTTATGCAATTCCCGTTGCCATTTTTGAAAAAATCTTGTTAGAAAACAGTAGGGTCAGCCTATATTTTGCGGCTGGATTTGCCTCAGGACAAGTTGTGGTCCGGTCGGACCTTTCCCAGTCACAAAAGGCCCGGACAGCATTTTCTGAAATCTCCAAGGACAATGGCCTCTTGATATTTACCGGTCAATCTGACCTGAATTATTCCCATGAAGTTTTGACCTGTCAAACAGGGGAAACAGTGGCCAAAGCTGCAAAAAGTATGTCCGAAAAAGGAGTGGGGTCAATCGTCGTGGTCAATCAAAAGAAACACCCGGTGGGAATCATCACCGATAAAGACCTTCGAAATAGGCTTGTGGCTGAAAGGAAAAGTTATGATACTTTGGTTGATGATCTGATGACGAGTCCCGTGATGACCAAGAGCAAGGAAGCGGATTTTTCCAGTCTCTACCTGACCATGATCAAAAACCGCTTGCATCATTTGATATTTACTGAGGATGGTTCACCAAACAGTCCCGTTACCGGGATATTGTCGGACCATGATATTCTATTATCCCAGGGAAATAGCCCCGCTGTTCTGATCAATGCTTTGATGAATACCTGGGATATAAAAGAAATGGCAAAAATACGTGACAGGGCAGAACGCTTGTTGAAATACTATCTTGAAAATGAGCTTGCCATGGATTTTGTGGCCAATATCATCTCAGAAATCAATGATATTATCATTCAAAGAGCCGTTCAGATTGCAAAAAATAAATATGATACGGATCATCCCAAGGAAGCAAATGTCAGGTTTTGTTTTCTTTCTTTGGGCAGTGAGGGAAGAGAGGAGCAAATGCTCCGTACTGACTTGGACAATGCGCTTGTTTTTGAAGATATACCGGATTCAGAATCGGAGGGGACAAAGGCTTATATGATGCTGATTGCGCAGGAAGTGATTGAGATATTGCTTGCCTGTGGATTTCAATCTTGTCCTGCCGAAATGATGGCAAACAATCCCAAATGGTGTCAGCCACTTTCACAATGGAAAAAATATTTCAGTGATTGGATTCTCAGCCCCAATCAGGAAGCTTTGATGCATGCGGCCATATTCTTTGATTTTAGGCCGATTATCGGTCACAAAGTATTGGCAGAAGAAATGATACAGCATATCTATAAAGAAATCGCAGGCAAAACTATTTTTTTGAATTTCCTTGCCAAAAATGCCTTGCTAAATCCTCCGCCTTTGGGTTTTTTCAGAAATTTTATCGTAGAAAAATCGGGAGAGCACAGAGATAAATTTGATATCAAATTGAGGGCCATGATGCCTTTGGCGGATATAGCCAGGTTATTGGTTTTGAGTCATAGGGTAGTTGGAATAAATAATACATTCAAGCGCTTCGAAAAACTATCTGAATTGGAACCTCATTATAAGGACTTGTTTCTTGAAGCAGGCAAGGCTTATGAAATTCTGATGCGTATGCGGGCGATAGAAGGATTACGCTCCGAAAATTCCGGAAGGTATATTATTCCGGAATCCTTGGGTAAACTGCAAAGGCAATTGTTGAAAAACACATTTGCGCCGATAGATGAACTACAGAAAATCCTCAGGGTTAGGTTTCAGTTGGACTATTTTGGAAGCTGA
- a CDS encoding sensor histidine kinase translates to MSLNHNIGGIMGFITTSNFSDIDGENLKTGNWYTSWWAYLFYLLIFGFLMFLVDRYQRSRLLSKVYAENREKELIHAKEIQEAYNELKATQAQLVQQEKLASLGQLTAGIAHEIKNPLNFVNNFSELSLEYVEEIFLELDKLEQSEITAEMRALLEDIKYNLQKTLQHGSRADGIVKSMLMHSRGGKGIMEPTDLNGLIKEYVNLAFHGMRANKNPINVDIQLQLDENLTTANINPEDFSRVILNLCKNAFDAMRDKTKENQNGYLPKLTVRTKDSDDKILIEVEDNGPGIAEENRDKLLTPFFTTKKGNEGTGLGLSITHDIVKAHQGILEISSKEGEFTKFSILLPKEIKKDQNENTYSR, encoded by the coding sequence ATGAGTTTGAATCATAATATTGGAGGAATCATGGGTTTTATTACTACTTCCAATTTTTCGGACATTGATGGGGAAAACCTTAAAACAGGCAATTGGTATACCTCTTGGTGGGCTTATCTTTTTTACCTTTTAATTTTTGGGTTTTTGATGTTTTTGGTAGATAGATATCAAAGAAGCCGGCTTTTGTCAAAAGTATATGCTGAAAACCGGGAAAAAGAGCTGATTCACGCCAAAGAAATCCAAGAAGCCTATAATGAACTTAAAGCCACTCAGGCACAATTGGTACAGCAGGAAAAACTGGCCAGTTTGGGTCAGCTTACAGCCGGCATCGCCCATGAAATCAAAAATCCATTGAATTTTGTCAATAATTTTTCCGAGCTCAGTCTTGAATATGTTGAAGAGATTTTTTTAGAACTTGATAAGTTGGAGCAAAGTGAAATCACAGCAGAGATGAGGGCATTGTTGGAAGATATAAAATATAACCTTCAAAAAACCTTGCAACATGGATCCAGGGCGGACGGTATTGTAAAATCCATGCTGATGCATTCGAGAGGTGGAAAAGGAATCATGGAACCCACAGACCTGAATGGACTTATAAAAGAATATGTCAATTTGGCCTTTCATGGCATGAGGGCAAATAAAAATCCCATCAATGTAGATATTCAGCTTCAGCTCGATGAAAATCTTACAACTGCCAATATCAACCCTGAGGATTTCAGCAGGGTAATCCTTAATCTCTGCAAAAATGCGTTTGACGCGATGCGGGACAAGACCAAAGAAAATCAAAATGGCTATTTGCCCAAATTGACAGTAAGGACAAAAGATTCAGATGATAAAATACTAATTGAAGTTGAAGACAATGGTCCGGGTATCGCGGAGGAAAACAGGGACAAGCTTTTAACGCCTTTTTTCACAACCAAAAAAGGAAATGAAGGTACCGGATTGGGTTTAAGTATCACTCATGATATAGTCAAAGCACATCAGGGTATTTTGGAAATTAGTTCAAAAGAAGGTGAATTCACCAAGTTTAGTATTTTATTGCCCAAAGAAATAAAAAAAGATCAAAATGAAAATACTTATAGTAGATGA